AACGCAGTCCGGTTACATTCAGGGGATCGATTATGATGGCCTGTGCAAACGCATTACCGAACACCACGCCTATGTCGAACTGATCCGCCAGCCCGGCGAACATGTGATCAAGGGCGAGGTGATTGGCCGTATCCTGTGTGATGAAAGCCAGCTTGAAACGTTGCGCGTCCAAATTAACCGCGACGTTGCCAAAACCGTTATGATTGGCAATTACCGCACCGCGGCCCTCGATGTGGAATTTTCCCTGCGCCAGATTGTCGAAATCGCCGTGCGTGCCCTTTCCCCCGGGATTAATGACCCGTTCACAGCCATTGCATCGGTTTACCGGCTGGGCCGTGCGCTGCGCCATACGCTAGCCTTTGTTTACCCTGTCGGGCTTTGGATGGATGACAACAGCATTGCACGCCTAAGCGGCCCGGTATCGGATTTCAGTGGTATGCTGGGGGCCGCGATTGACCAGATCCGGCAGGCAGCTGCCCAAAAACCCGACGTTTTGATCCCCATTGCTCAAACGCTTGAGGGATTGATCCCCTTTATCAGCACCGATCGCCAGCGGGATGAAATTCGCCGGCAGGCAAAAATCATCATCAATACTGCCCGCCGCGAAATTGGCGAGCCGGACGATTGCCGTGATGTTGAAAAGGCCGCAAGGCGCGTTTTGCGATATAGTGCTGAGTGGCACGAAACCATGCTTGGGGAAAATCCGTTAAAGGAAAACCAGCCTCAGGATAGTTGAAAAGGCGGCATACGCCGTTCAACCGACTTTGCCTTGACGATGGATGTGTTGGTTTCGGCCTTATCAACGATGCGTTCAAGCAGATTATCCAGGTCCGAAACGCTGCGCACATAAAGGCGTG
The window above is part of the Thalassospira marina genome. Proteins encoded here:
- a CDS encoding DUF2254 domain-containing protein, coding for MFERLIRIWERLRHSLWILPLLFGLVGSLLAACIMVLPDLPFKQIFSPIWPIFSDISDVRNMIGMLLPALVTMFTLALSITMVVLTLAAQNLGPRLIRNFLGDHATQSVIGIFVANITFLVTALLMMGGLEAHNDVAQVAGLVGALIFVISLFSLIVFVHHLGRSIVSDQVIIEVGDRLEKIISETHDRVGHAVIEARNAGTILPEALAIDPKTAIQATQSGYIQGIDYDGLCKRITEHHAYVELIRQPGEHVIKGEVIGRILCDESQLETLRVQINRDVAKTVMIGNYRTAALDVEFSLRQIVEIAVRALSPGINDPFTAIASVYRLGRALRHTLAFVYPVGLWMDDNSIARLSGPVSDFSGMLGAAIDQIRQAAAQKPDVLIPIAQTLEGLIPFISTDRQRDEIRRQAKIIINTARREIGEPDDCRDVEKAARRVLRYSAEWHETMLGENPLKENQPQDS